The following proteins are encoded in a genomic region of Debaryomyces hansenii CBS767 chromosome G complete sequence:
- a CDS encoding DEHA2G11880p (weakly similar to uniprot|Q06169 Saccharomyces cerevisiae YLR324W PEX30 Peroxisomal integral membrane protein involved in negative regulation of peroxisome number) has product MTDKYDESLYASFQPSDAKLLTSSSHTQLLTEYPILSSALSNIFPYLLLIDNFLEIVTWTNEDPYQNFILIVLYSVIIMYWQILSFIIMPILISVTFACFVWSISSIIYDSKFNEKPTIDEVLHTLHNITIRFEMLLRPIQHFPMKKRNFVKAFIMTFLLTPIHVLLVKYVIPPQKVLWLTGLFMLTYHSAWSFSIRRLLWRSVYIRIFAFYVTGLNIKLDRTNQNHFMNISIIHSPNTSDIEDFDENQKPLQLLGDFKILKKTVISPTQLRQVVTFEILENERRWVGVGWSKFVLPGDRPSYCYEQSMKPSPSISNDESFNFPIFENDLYTYSWEWLETNWKVDKEFNKGKGSEGWVYYDNNWSTESYSDGFSKFTRSRKWVRKATLTIDKQDTVYDE; this is encoded by the coding sequence atgACAGACAAATACGATGAATCGCTATATGCCTCATTTCAACCTTCTGATGCTAAGTTATTAACTTCCAGTTCTCATACACAATTGTTAACAGAGTATccaattttatcatcagCATTATCCAATATATTTCCCtatctattattaattgacAATTTTCTAGAAATCGTAACGTGGACAAATGAAGATCCGTATCagaatttcattttaatagtattatattcggttattattatgtattGGCAAATTCTTAGTTTTATAATCATGCCTATATTAATATCGGTTACGTTTGCATGCTTTGTTTGGTCAATTAGTTctattatttatgattCGAAGTTTAACGAGAAGCCAACGATTGATGAAGTTTTGCATACATTACATAATATAACAATAAGGTTTGAAATGCTTTTAAGACCAATCCAACATTTCCCTATGAAAAAAAGGAATTTTGTAAAGGCATTCATAATGACATTTTTATTAACTCCAATTCATGTCTTATTGGTCAAATATGTCATTCCTCCTCAAAAGGTTTTATGGTTGACAGGATTATTTATGTTGACATACCACTCAGCATGGTCGTTCTCAATCAGAAGATTGCTTTGGAGATCCGTTTATATTAGAATCTTCGCATTCTACGTAACAGGtttgaatatcaaattGGATAGGACGAACCAGAATCATTTTATGAATATTTCTATAATTCACAGTCCTAACACTAGCGATATTGAAGACTTTGATGAAAACCAAAAACCCTTACAATTGTTAGGTGATTTCAAGatcttgaagaaaacaGTCATATCTCCAACCCAGCTAAGACAAGTAGTAAcgtttgaaattttagaaaaCGAGAGGCGATGGGTAGGTGTTGGATGGTCAAAGTTCGTGTTACCTGGAGATAGACCCAGTTACTGCTATGAACAATCAATGAAACCATCCCCATCTATTTCCAACGATGAAAGCTTCAACTTTCCAATTTTCGAAAATGATTTATACACATATCTGTGGGAATGGTTGGAAACTAACTGGAAGGTTGACAAAGAATTTAACAAGGGTAAAGGCTCTGAAGGGTGGGTCTACTACGATAACAACTGGTCAACTGAATCATATTCTGATGGCTTTTCGAAGTTCACTAGATCAAGAAAATGGGTTAGAAAAGCTACTTTGACGATTGATAAGCAAGACACTGTTTATGATgaatga
- a CDS encoding DEHA2G11924p (similar to uniprot|P53721 Saccharomyces cerevisiae YNR018w hypothetical ORF) — translation MKILSDEEKNAHWNAVLYEGAKGCAVGAGIAFGLVTYIKKRHAVNYGRMSASVKSALWAMPVITVGAFYADDGSVKFDEEWHRSSYLKQKEEEEMKKWNDLAWSDQLFYKVNNNKYSLIVGAWAASLYGSWKVVNRDKFMSASQKAVQARVYAQAITVVLLLGTILMSLHEQELRKREPEAVPEWKKYLQEQSEKKKEQEAHASTN, via the coding sequence atgaaaatacTTTCCGACGAAGAAAAAAACGCACATTGGAATGCAGTTTTATACGAAGGTGCTAAAGGTTGTGCCGTTGGTGCTGGTATTGCGTTTGGTTTAGTCACCTACATAAAAAAGAGACATGCTGTAAACTATGGTAGAATGAGTGCTTCAGTTAAAAGTGCTTTATGGGCAATGCCAGTGATTACTGTAGGTGCTTTCTATGCGGACGATGGGTCTGTTAAGTTCGATGAGGAATGGCACAGATCATCGTACTTGAagcaaaaagaagaagaagaaatgaaaaaatggaATGATTTAGCATGGTCAGACCAGTTGTTCTACAAAGTTAACAATAACAAGTACAGTCTTATTGTCGGTGCATGGGCTGCTTCGCTCTATGGATCGTGGAAGGTCGTTAACAGGGACAAGTTCATGAGTGCTTCTCAGAAAGCTGTTCAAGCGAGAGTTTACGCTCAAGCTATTACCGTAGTTTTGTTGCTTGGTACTATCTTGATGAGTTTGCACGAACAAGAATTGAGGAAGAGAGAGCCTGAGGCTGTTCCAGAATGGAAAAAATACTTGCAAGAACAAAgtgaaaagaagaaagagcAAGAAGCCCATGCTTCAACTAACTAA
- a CDS encoding DEHA2G11946p (some similarities with CA5382|IPF5217 Candida albicans IPF5217), with protein MPPNRSLSNFIKRFINFIISYPRLTVLLPTILIFTISYHVTYDYTIREINCRIASYLGSDIVSTDYSNTRLNNLIDLLNRGNPESLTLTTFEFSNKNIQQKQNALTFEVLNEMKNLHVNLTRKYDDIVIISPLSSWYIDWDIEGEAAEERKIEFNNSILRAINSLDYIQMDSLLINNINKVNHLITSCEIVKFYIVHHPNLDIKGPIIEAIHDTTYLGMSSMSSTTDVEGLVTFVYYSHIQNGSSSSTNLYFSLTSAIEIIVLSIFILYILIAIANQHKIRSNGGLLIAWVVEVLIAGGASISILDYFHDYKSRMSEHSTTFTASAYIFTIMVVSSRNLFRIINDLAGDDYVNNSHENIHKKLYKFYLGISNNDKDNNESLKRISGFLNSYRVCRKLSQYFCNIPIISKVLIIDIVLIAQLKIFSLYFFGFSLNSPFKEYLTTRLSYFLEAVCVALVIDHFLQLTYLVGIIIIDLKRYDLTDLLNYQAFQRNESLILPNNSIEGNFLSCILLKLNYPSHLRPSRSSVRYKMGEYLLKVRYSTSLTTWVVMLPLIESVYLLGIFMNWRIMLPYNVIRNPKGIGSMTAITILRDETNWIFYVEYLCILVFIVAISTLTFKLTHSDSLDRKPIKIDESDFVLEDKNIFRCIDLINLRDGHNLDVLKITTNSNTSFIVSIGLDHKILIWSPLNKPISRPIDISATINDTNDREFWPINHINISNDGGYIILINYKNKLIKCFERKKLSYSWQCEMPPISGNRIKVLESFFRKRTVPGFLSRKILQQQKADRKNRRGSATSLSSMNSNMNGNFPFPMNSPKSSVMMQPINENSKNEGQELYETELEKQLNRDDFIMVLETGELITISCNTGELKTFDIFASVYNTSEGKKFNSVKKLTTPRVNDRVICHVNNYDIIVASIINNTWRFRILKVHEGFYNKGIHFALPPPMSASSSLNEINDFSFMYNQRGIDENNKECEIITNSKMQINKATIVTVEFVGMIIRVNNLVAEIIDVQGGIILKRFHVGRFKPSTFKVSHSEPTHCKFCGCVSIQSFSILYEDYDKNTIIVHTFKIDANRSKNNICLRVERDPREIRCVGFSSVSEHLFWYENLECWQLTDINMIIGIKKKCIQQEEDMEILDEDARSSSSNIGTLIKNSGLQSLRSRKSRNPKPKLNEQSWEGFIVTLVDGNVLYYQIPACQTDGLIVNKVTCSEKFGYKSMIVNFGNLIKIIYLGNDKLIENDLYYSGTTSRSLPLPTDNLKVPQLNHDLLFINKRSRHNNLHKL; from the coding sequence ATGCCGCCTAACAGATCACTTTCGAATTTTATCAAGCGATTCATTAACTTCATCATATCTTACCCTAGATTAACGGTATTGTTGCCAAccatattaatatttacGATTTCCTACCATGTAACATACGATTATACGATCAGAGAGATTAATTGTCGAATAGCGTCCTATTTAGGATCAGATATAGTATCTACTGATTACAGTAATACGAGATTGAACAACCTAATTGACTTATTAAATCGTGGCAATCCAGAAAGCTTAACATTAACTACATTTGAATTTTCGaacaaaaatatacaaCAAAAGCAAAATGCTTTGACATTTGAAGTgttaaatgaaatgaaaaatctaCATGTGAATTTAACTAGAAAGTACGATGACATAGTGATAATATCACCCTTATCAAGCTGGTATATTGATTGGGATATTGAAGGGGAAGCAGCAGAAGAACGCAagattgaatttaataattccattTTAAGAGCCATTAATTCTTTGgattatattcaaatggATTCTCTTTTaattaacaatataaataagGTCAATCATTTAATTACTAGCTGCGAAATAGTTAAATTCTATATTGTTCATCATCCAAATCTTGATATTAAGGGTCCTATTATCGAAGCTATTCATGATACAACATATTTGGGAATGAGCTCAATGTCATCAACAACAGACGTTGAAGGTTTGGTTACCTTCGTGTACTATTCTCATATTCAGAATGGATCATCTTCAAGTACAAacttatatttttcattaaccAGTGCTATCGAAATAATTGTATTACTGATATTcattctttatattttaattgctATTGCCAATCAGCATAAGATTAGATCAAATGGAGGATTATTGATTGCCTGGGTGGTCGAAGTTTTAATCGCTGGTGGAGCTTCAATTAGCATATTAGATTATTTCCATGATTATAAATCCAGAATGTCGGAACATCTGACTACGTTTACTGCAAGTGCCTATATATTTACCATAATGGTAGTGAGTTCCAGAAATTTATTTAGGATCATCAACGATTTAGCTGGTGATGACTATGTTAATAACTCGCACGAGAATATTCATAAAAAGTTATACAAATTCTACCTTGGTATAAgcaataatgataaagatAACAATGAAAGTTTAAAACGCATATCCGgtttcttgaattcttaTAGGGTTTGTCGAAAGCTACTGCAATATTTTTGTAACATTCCTATTATAAGCAAAGTActtataattgatattgttTTAATTGCGCAATTAAAGATCTTTAGcttatatttctttggtTTTTCCTTGAATTCTCCATTCAAAGAGTATTTAACTACGAGATTAAGCTATTTTCTAGAGGCAGTATGCGTTGCACTAGTCATAGATCATTTCTTACAATTAACGTATCTAGTAGGgataataattattgatttaaaaAGATACGACTTaactgatttattaaattatcaagCATTTCAGAGAAATGAATCTTTGATTTTacctaataattctattgaAGGTAATTTCTTGTCatgtattttattaaaattaaattatccATCGCATTTAAGACCTAGTCGAAGCTCTGTTAGATACAAAATGGGAgagtatttattaaaagtCAGGTACTCAACGTCATTAACTACGTGGGTGGTCATGTTACCGTTAATAGAATCTGTCTATCTTTTAGGTATTTTCATGAATTGGCGGATAATGCTTCCATATAATGTTATTCGTAATCCTAAAGGAATTGGTAGCATGACAGCGATAACAATTTTACGCGACGAAACCAATTGGATTTTTTACGTGGAATACTTGTGCATTCTTGTATTTATAGTGGCCATTTCAACCTTGACATTCAAACTAACACATTCTGATTCGCTCGATCGAAAACCAATAAAAATAGACGAAAGTGATTTCGTGCTTGAAGataagaatatatttagaTGCATcgatttaattaatttacGAGATGGACATAACCTTGATGTTTTAAAAATCACAACTAATTCGAATACCTCGTTCATAGTTTCAATTGGACTAGATCATAAGATATTAATATGGTCGCCTTTAAATAAGCCTATCCTGAGACCTATTGATATATCTGCAACGATCAATGATACTAATGATAGAGAATTCTGGCCGATTAATCATATCAATATTAGTAATGATGGTggttatattattttaatcaattataaaaataagtTGATTAAGTGTTTTGAAAGGAAAAAGTTGAGCTATTCCTGGCAATGTGAAATGCCACCTATTTCAGGTAATAGAATTAAAGTTTTGGAATCGTTTTTCAGGAAAAGAACTGTTCCAGGATTTTTGAGTAGGAAGATCTTGCAACAACAAAAAGCTGATAGAAAAAATAGAAGAGGTAGTGCCACATCTTTATCATCAATGAATTCTAACATGAATGGAAACTTCCCATTTCCAATGAATTCACCAAAACTGTCTGTAATGATGCAACCTATCAATGAAAACCTGAAAAATGAAGGACAAGAGCTCTACGAAACGGAATTGGAAAAACAGTTGAATAGAGATGATTTTATAATGGTTCTAGAGACTGGGGAATTAATTACAATATCATGTAATACCGGGGAATTAAAAacatttgatatatttgcttCAGTTTATAATACATCTGAAggaaaaaaatttaattcagtgaaaaaattaactaCCCCAAGAGTTAACGATAGAGTCATTTGTCATGTGAATAATTATGATATCATAGTGGCCAGTATTATAAACAACACTTGGAGGTTTAGAATTTTGAAAGTTCACGAGGGTTTCTATAATAAAGGAATTCATTTTGCATTACCACCCCCAATGTCAGCAAGCAGTTCGTTAAATGagattaatgatttttcattcatGTATAACCAAAGAGGCATTGATGAAAACAATAAAGAATGTGAGATAATTACTAATTCTAAAATGCAAATTAACAAAGCTACAATTGTTACGGTAGAATTTGTTGGTATGATAATTCGAGTCAATAATTTGGTTGCCGAAATAATTGATGTGCAAGGAGgtataattttaaaacGGTTTCACGTCGGGCGTTTCAAGCCACTGACGTTTAAAGTATCCCATCTGGAGCCAACTCATTGTAAGTTCTGTGGGTGTGTTTCAATTCAATCCTTTTCAATCTTGTATGAAGACTATGATAAAAATACGATTATCGTACATACCTTCAAGATTGATGCTAATAGATccaagaataatatatgtCTAAGAGTAGAAAGAGATCCGAGAGAAATCAGATGTGTTGGGTTTAGTTCTGTTAGTGAACATCTATTTTGGTACGAGAATCTCGAATGCTGGCAATTGACTGATATTAACATGATTATCggaataaagaagaaatgcATCCAACAGGAAGAGGACATGGAGATTTTAGATGAGGATGCCCGTTCAAGTTCCAGTAATATAGGAACATTAATCAAAAACAGTGGGTTGCAATCTTTACGATCAAGAAAACTGAGGAACCCAAAACCTAAGTTGAACGAACAATCTTGGGAAGGCTTCATTGTTACTCTTGTTGACGGAAACGTCTTATACTACCAAATCCCTGCATGTCAAACTGATGGCTTGATTGTGAACAAAGTTACATGTTCTGAGAAATTTGGATATAAGTCCATGATCGTGAACTTTGGCAATctaatcaaaattatttacttGGGCAACGACAAGctaattgaaaatgacCTTTACTACTCAGGCACCACCTCCAGATCTTTACCATTGCCTACAGATAATCTCAAGGTGCCTCAATTGAATCATGACTTactatttataaataagaGGTCGAGACATAATAACCTCCACAAGTTATAG
- a CDS encoding DEHA2G11968p (highly similar to uniprot|P25343 Saccharomyces cerevisiae YCR009c RVS161 BAR adaptor protein): MSWDGFKKAVHRAGASVTVKEVDKTIDKDFDVEERRYKTLRSAGTGLQKASKGYLDSLRAVTASQVTISEIVSNLYEEAKQGASIYSNVGNYYSQCVKDLDEETVKQVDGPFRETILDPITKFTNYFTEIDEAIKKRAHKKVDYDQCKAKVRKLVDKPAKDAGKLPRAEKELSLAKDIFDDLNERLKQELPQIISLRVPYLDPSFESLVKIQLRFCTEGYSRLAQLQQHLDQASRDEYANGVLDGRIDDLLAQMGTLNITSLGQK, from the coding sequence atgtcTTGGGATGGATTTAAGAAAGCCGTCCATCGGGCTGGAGCTTCGGTTACAGTTAAGGAAGTAGATAAAACAATTGATAAAGACTTTGACgtagaagaaagaagatacAAGACCTTAAGATCAGCAGGTACTGGCTTGCAGAAGGCATCCAAAGGTTATTTAGATTCATTGAGAGCAGTTACCGCATCACAAGTTACAATTTCTGAGATTGTGTCCAACTTATACGAAGAAGCAAAGCAGGGAGCATCAATTTATTCGAATGTTGGTAACTATTACTCGCAGTGTGTTAAGGATCTTGACGAAGAAACGGTTAAACAGGTCGATGGGCCGTTTAGAGAGACTATTTTGGACCCAATAACAAAATTCACTAACTATTTCACAGAAATCGATGAGGCTATCAAGAAGAGAGCACACAAGAAAGTTGACTATGATCAGTGTAAGGCAAAGGTTAGAAAGTTAGTCGATAAGCCCGCCAAAGATGCAGGTAAGTTACCAAGGGCAGAGAAGGAATTATCGCTTGCGAAGGATatttttgatgatttaaatgaaaGGTTGAAGCAAGAATTACCGCAGATAATCTCGTTGAGAGTACCTTACCTTGATCCTTCTTTTGAAAGTTTAGTCAAGATTCAATTGAGATTTTGTACCGAAGGATATTCAAGGTTGGCACAACTTCAACAACATTTGGATCAAGCATCAAGAGATGAATACGCAAATGGTGTTTTAGACGGTAGGATTGATGATTTACTTGCTCAAATGGGAACCTTGAACATCACTTCATTGGGACAAAAATAG
- a CDS encoding DEHA2G11990p (no similarity), which translates to MSELPNNSDGNNSGVLKVEKKTEKTETTESERNPVIVEEETSSTEDDTMAKSTESSASTGNDADTYIKGSNEEIVNEILELKSKISTLVSNIRDTKTLCDKYDNQNQYLQDYVGSLMKSGEIK; encoded by the coding sequence ATGTCAGAATTACCAAATAATAGTGACGGAAACAACCTGGGTGTTTTGAAGGTTGAAAAGAAAACGGAGAAAACAGAAACGACAGAATCTGAAAGAAATCCAGTCATCgtggaagaagaaactaGTTCTACCGAGGACGATACTATGGCCAAGAGTACAGAAAGTAGCGCAAGTACTGGCAATGATGCTGATACCTATATTAAAGGGCtgaatgaagaaatagtGAACGAaattttagaattgaaACTGAAAATCTCCACTTTAGTTTCCAATATTCGTGATACGAAAACGTTATGTGACAAGTACGACaaccaaaatcaatatttgcaAGATTATGTAGGTAGTTTAATGAAAAGTGGTGAAATAAAATGA
- a CDS encoding DEHA2G12012p (no similarity), which translates to MDRGLVNKDSNKLESNLLDLKIGSGNYFSMDSCVTKETYDKMFLLSHGNSQNPVDLRGNTIYRLPLYQTDLENYKNSSCSKDSPYATPNENQLQCDKQPDRSWIIATEGSEANKLKENVNANAMLGCSKGDKPSYEKQRASLLRTQLSRPTVGIDRARFTQEIQAKSKPYTEVQYVCTPSLSDALKLEFKDRRGPALNQPLADNNSKLDLSTLPKRKNTQVAPFCNEVDLNEENNDDAILINWFTEEIKLNDTDYREIPTTHVPILKKLLKGLRYYLDFSKSEAGQRRRTKNVQLEAKT; encoded by the coding sequence ATGGATAGAGGACTAGTAAATAAAGATAGCAATAAATTAGAATCAAATCTATTGGATCTTAAGATAGGATCTGGCAATTACTTTCTGATGGACAGTTGTGTTACCAAAGAAACATACGACAAGATGTTTCTCCTATCTCATGGAAACTCACAGAACCCCGTAGATTTAAGAGGAAATACGATTTATAGACTACCATTATATCAGACTGATTTAGAAAACTACAAGAACTCTAGCTGTTCAAAGGATTCGCCATATGCCACACCAAatgaaaatcaattacagTGTGATAAACAACCTGATAGAAGTTGGATAATAGCCACTGAAGGATCTGAAGCGAATAAATTAAAGGAAAATGTAAATGCAAATGCAATGTTAGGCTGTTCCAAAGGTGATAAGCCATCATATGAAAAACAACGGGCCTCTTTATTACGCACGCAGCTTTCACGGCCAACTGTTGGAATAGATCGAGCAAGATTCACTCAAGAAATACAGGCGAAGTCCAAACCATACACTGAAGTACAATACGTGTGCACTCCTTCACTTTCAGACGCTTTGAAGCTCGAATTCAAAGATAGAAGGGGGCCTGCTTTGAACCAACCTTTGGCAGATAATAACTCGAAATTAGACTTATCGACTTTGccaaaaagaaaaaatacTCAGGTTGCTCCATTTTGTAATGAAGTTGATCTCAATGAGGAAAATAACGACGATGccatattgataaattggttcacagaagaaataaagTTAAATGATACAGATTATAGAGAAATACCAACTACACATGTACCgattttaaaaaaattattaaaggGCTTGAGgtattatttggattttcTGAAATCTGAAGCAGGACAAAGACGTCGAACCAAGAATGTTCAATTGGAAGCAAAAACTTAG
- a CDS encoding DEHA2G12034p (weakly similar to uniprot|P32381 Saccharomyces cerevisiae YDL029w ARP2 essential component of the Arp2/3complex), whose amino-acid sequence MARSSNEYYPVILDICSTFIRAGFAGDALPLVTIKSVDQNTQRASSSVPPYYNVSDASMTSEQHDMVISSLFSSNAVIKRVSEIYSRDHSNNPRQSKSISGNNLQVKLLDIFNNHLLVSPSKTKIIIVDSSYSILEKSRISTILLSKIGVKSIIWVPEPMLHVIGANNTNGLVVNVRWDLLLLNTIIDLRILSHLEDSKRFNGSSLHYKIIEKLIELEDEDVNALLERNDLFDIIENFIANAVYVRPIDEKENDTRLFQISKGISIPNRLRYEVVESLFFEEDKICQVIVSIVKKSPIDVRPVLLENIIITGEASNIPGFKTRLIREVRNLVIGNASCKVTLGSWAGCSLYCSTTLVRQNEKVWKSQEITKEILKNSISHDGIRLTNIPDAFNSLYKNG is encoded by the coding sequence ATGGCAAGGTCAAGTAACGAATATTATCCTGTCATTCTTGACATATGCTCAACATTTATTCGAGCAGGGTTTGCCGGTGATGCATTGCCTTTAGTAACGATTAAATCTGTTGACCAGAATACTCAAAGGGCTTCATCTTCCGTACCTCCATATTATAATGTAAGCGATGCTTCAATGACTTCTGAGCAACATGATATGGTtatatcatctttattttcatccaaTGCAGTTATAAAAAGGGtatcagaaatatattccaGAGATCATAGTAATAATCCAAGACAGTCAAAAAGTATATCAGGAAATAATTTGCAAGTTAAACTCTTggatatttttaataatcaTTTGCTAGTTTCACCTTCGAAAACAAAGATAATTATAGTTGATTCCAGCTATTCGATACTAGAAAAGTCTAGAATTTCAACGATTTTGCTATCGAAGATTGGAGTTAAATCGATAATATGGGTACCCGAGCCTATGTTGCATGTAATAGGTGCAAATAACACAAATGGGCTAGTAGTCAATGTGCGGTGGGATTTATTACTTCTAAACACAATTATAGACCTCAGGATATTGAGTCACTTAGAGGATTCTAAAAGGTTCAATGGTAGTTCATTGCATTACAAGATTATAGAGaaattgatagaattggaagatgaagatgtaAATGCATTGTTAGAAAGAAACGacttatttgatattatcgaaaattttattgCAAATGCCGTCTATGTCAGACCTATAGACgaaaaggaaaatgatACAAGgctatttcaaatttcaaaaggCATCAGTATTCCAAATAGATTACGATATGAAGTGGTAGAATCTTTATTTTTCGAGGAAGATAAGATATGTCAGGTAATAGTATCCATTGTCAAAAAGTCACCAATCGACGTCAGGCCAGTCttacttgaaaatataataataactgGAGAAGCATCTAATATTCCTGGATTTAAAACACGACTTATACGGGAAGTCAGAAATTTGGTCATCGGTAATGCAAGTTGCAAAGTCACTTTAGGACTGTGGGCTGGGTGCTCTTTATATTGTTCTACTACCTTAGTGCGACAGAATGAAAAGGTATGGAAGTCCCAAGAGATAACGAAAGAAATTCTAAAGAATTCAATCTCACACGATGGCATTCGCTTAACAAATATACCAGATGCATTTAATTCACTTTATAAAAATGGTTAA